A window of Mycolicibacterium holsaticum DSM 44478 = JCM 12374 genomic DNA:
CGCGGCCTATCGTGGGGTCATCCCGGCCGGACGGGGCCTACATGCACGAAATGGCGATAACGCAGAGTGTCGTCGACGCGGTGTGTGAACACGCCGCGGGTCGTCGAGTGCACAGCGTCAGGCTGGAAGTGGGCGCGCTGTGCGCGGTGATACCCGACTCGATGCAGTTCTGCTTCGAACTGGCCACCGAGGGCACCGTCGCCGACGGCGCCCGACTGGACCTCGACGTGCAGCCGGGGTCGGCGCGCTGTCGCACATGCGGTGAGAACTTCGTACTGCCCGACTTGATCCTGTTGTGCCCCTGCGGCAGTGCCGATGTCGAGGTCGTCGCCGGCCGGGACCTGAAAATCCTCTCGATGGAAGTGAGCTGAGCATGTGCGCAACATGTGGCTGCGGCGATGACGGAACACGCATCACCTT
This region includes:
- the hypA gene encoding hydrogenase maturation nickel metallochaperone HypA, translated to MHEMAITQSVVDAVCEHAAGRRVHSVRLEVGALCAVIPDSMQFCFELATEGTVADGARLDLDVQPGSARCRTCGENFVLPDLILLCPCGSADVEVVAGRDLKILSMEVS